One Etheostoma cragini isolate CJK2018 chromosome 18, CSU_Ecrag_1.0, whole genome shotgun sequence DNA window includes the following coding sequences:
- the LOC117961008 gene encoding cytochrome P450 2K1-like isoform X3, producing MGILDLFLQSSSSISLLGALLVLLLIYLISSSSFSSHNEGKEPPGPRPLPILGNLLQLDLEKPYNTLLKLSKTYGSVFTVYFGPQKVVVLAGYKTVKEALVNHAEEFGDRGAVQIVEDFNSGHGVLWSNGESWKEMRRFALTNLRDFGMGKKASEDKIIEECEHLLEVFRKFKGKAFDTSQPMNYAVSNIICSIVYGSRFEYDDPEFTSLVDRTNINIQLVGSPSVQVYNMFPWIGKLISVKKEVVAIGVANKEQNLRFFSRLKETLNPQMCRGFVDAFLVRKQNLEESGISNSHFNENNLLHTVLNLFAAGTDTTATTLRWGLLFMAKNPKIQDQVQEELSREIGSRQVQVEDRKNMPFTDAVIHETQRLANIVPMAVPHKTSQDITFQGHFIKKGTTVYPLLTSVLYDESEWEKPHSFYPAHFLDKDGKFVKRDAFMPFSAGRRICLGESLARMELFIFFTTLLQHFRFTPPPGVSEDELDLTPRVGFTLNPSPHKLCAVPVFEQ from the exons atggGGATATTAGATCTCTTTCTCCAATCTTCCAGCTCTATCTCCCTGTTGGGGGCTCTGCTGGTCCTGCTGCTCATCTACCTCATCTCTTCCTCCAGCTTCAGCTCTCACAACGAGGGAAAGGAACCTCCAGGACCAAGACCACTTCCAATACTCGGGAACCTGCTGCAGCTTGACCTTGAGAAACCCTACAACACATTACTGAAG CTTTCCAAGACATATGGATCAGTGTTCACTGTGTATTTCGGCCCCCAAAAAGTGGTGGTCCTGGCTGGGTACAAGACGGTGAAGGAGGCACTTGTCAATCATGCTGAAGAGTTTGGAGACAGAGGTGCAGTCCAAATTGTGGAGGACTTTAATAGCGGACATG GGGTTTTATGGTCCAATGGTGAATCGTGGAAGGAGATGAGGCGCTTTGCTTTGACTAACCTGAGAGACTTTGGGATGGGCAAGAAGGCGAGTGAGGACAAAATCATTGAGGAATGTGAACACCTCCTCGAAGTGTTCAGGAAATTTAAAG GCAAAGCGTTTGATACGTCCCAACCAATGAACTATGCAGTCTCTAATATTATCTGCTCCATTGTTTATGGCAGCAGATTTGAATATGATGATCCAGAGTTTACATCCCTGGTAGATCgaacaaatataaacattcaACTTGTGGGCTCCCCGTCTGTACAG gtGTATAACATGTTTCCATGGATTGGTAAATTGATTTCTGTGAAGAAGGAAGTCGTTGCAATAGGTGTTGCCAACAAGGAACAGAACTTACGTTTTTTCAGTCGTTTGAAAGAGACCCTCAATCCACAGATGTGCAGAGGCTTTGTGGACGCCTTTCTGGTCCGAAAGCAAAATCTGGAG GAATCTGGGATTTCCAATAGTCACTTCAACGAAAACAACCTTTTGCACACAGTTCTTAATCTTTTTGCTGCTGGCACTGACACAACAGCAACTACGCTGAGATGGGGACTTCTGTTTATGGCCAAAAATCCTAAAATCCAAG accAGGTCCAGGAAGAGCTGAGCAGGGAGATAGGAAGTCGTCAAGTGCAGGTTGAGGACAGGAAGAACATGCCCTTCACCGACGCTGTCATCCATGAGACACAGAGACTGGCCAACATTGTCCCAATGGCAGTACCTCACAAAACGAGCCAAGACATCACCTTCCAGGGTCACTTCATTAAGAAG GGGACCACAGTATATCCTCTTTTAACATCTGTTCTGTATGATGAGAGTGAGTGGGAGAAGCCACACAGCTTTTATCCTGCTCACTTCCTGGACAAAGACGGGAAGTTTGTTAAGCGGGACGCCTTCATGCCTTTTTCTGCAG gTCGAAGGATTTGTCTCGGAGAGAGTCTTGCCAGGATGGAGctcttcatcttcttc